From Tripterygium wilfordii isolate XIE 37 chromosome 13, ASM1340144v1, whole genome shotgun sequence, the proteins below share one genomic window:
- the LOC120011733 gene encoding UPF0481 protein At3g47200-like — MVAVFNKELLSWYLITLKLRETVESGISKSPTATQSIDFSDQPQQQVHKQQQQPSDTQQVLIKANGEDPESGWVISIKEKLEFARQDDVASSWAKLSIYKVPHYLREGDDNKAYVPQIVSLGPYHHGKKRLRQMDRHKWRSLQHVLKRTNQDIKLYLDSIGELEERARACYEGPITMSSNEFVEMMVLDGCFVLELFRGAATEGFKQLGYDRNDPVFAMRGSMHSIQRDMIMLENQIPLFILDRLLGLQLGYPDQKGLVATLAVRFFDPLMPTDEPLPKSDRNKLESSLGLSTAFDPLSDQGGLHCLDVFRRSLLRTGPQPAPRIWIKRWSHANRVADKRRLQLIHCVTELREAGVKFKKRKTDRFWDIKFKNGVLKIPRLLIHDGTKSLFLNLIAFEQCHLDCTNNISSYVIFMDNLINSPEDVGYLHYCGIIEHWLGSDDEVADLFNRLCQEVVFDINDSYFSRLSGDVNRYYNHRWNAWRASLKHKYFNNPWAIISVVAGVVLLLLTFAQTFYGVYGYYRPS; from the coding sequence atggTTGCTGTGTTCAACAAAGAGCTCTTGAGTTGGTATCTCATCACCTTAAAACTTAGAGAAACAGTTGAATCTGGAATCTCAAAATCTCCTACTGCAACTCAATCGATCGACTTTTCAGACCAGCCTCAACAGCAAGTTcataagcagcagcagcaaccaTCAGACACACAACAGGTTTTGATCAAAGCTAATGGTGAAGATCCAGAGTCTGGTTGGGTTATTTCCATCAAAGAAAAACTCGAGTTTGCTCGACAAGACGATGTTGCGAGTTCTTGGGCAAAGCTGAGCATCTATAAAGTTCCTCATTACCTACGAGAAGGTGATGACAACAAGGCTTATGTTCCGCAGATTGTATCCTTGGGGCCTTACCATCATGGCAAGAAACGTTTACGCCAAATGGATCGCCATAAATGGCGTTCCCTTCAACACGTCCTGAAGCGAACAAACCAGGACATAAAGCTGTATCTTGATTCTATTGGAGAGCTAGAAGAGAGAGCGCGCGCCTGCTATGAAGGTCCAATCACTATGAGCAGCAATGAATTTGTGGAAATGATGGTTCTTGATGGTTGTTTTGTCCTTGAACTCTTCAGAGGTGCTGCTACTGAAGGGTTCAAACAACTTGGTTATGATAGAAATGATCCTGTCTTTGCGATGCGCGGCTCAATGCATTCCATTCAGAGAGATATGATCATGCTTGAGAACCAGATTCCACTCTTTATACTCGATCGGCTATTAGGACTTCAGTTGGGTTACCCAGACCAGAAAGGCCTTGTTGCAACACTGGCAGTAAGGTTCTTTGATCCATTGATGCCCACCGATGAGCCTTTACCAAAGAGTGACAGGAATAAATTGGAATCCTCTCTTGGACTTTCTACTGCATTTGATCCCTTATCCGATCAAGGAGGACTCCATTGCCTTGACGTTTTTCGACGAAGTCTCTTGCGCACAGGGCCACAGCCAGCACCCAGGATTTGGATCAAGCGATGGTCACACGCTAATCGTGTTGCAGACAAGCGGCGACTGCAATTGATTCATTGTGTCACAGAGCTTAGAGAGGCTGGAGTCAAGttcaagaagaggaagaccgaTCGATTCTGGGATATCAAATTTAAGAATGGTGTTCTGAAGATTCCCAGGCTGTTGATACACGATGGTACTAAGTCACTTTTTCTCAATCTCATAGCATTTGAGCAATGCCATCTTGATTGCACCAATAACATTTCCTCTTATGTGATCTTCATGGACAACCTGATTAATTCACCTGAGGATGTGGGATATCTCCATTACTGTGGCATAATTGAGCATTGGCTTGGCAGTGATGATGAGGTCGCCGATCTTTTCAATCGTCTATGTCAAGAGGTGGTTTTCGATATCAACGACAGTTATTTTTCCAGATTGTCCGGGGATGTAAACCGGTATTACAACCATAGATGGAATGCTTGGCGAGCATCTTTGAAGCATAAGTATTTCAACAATCCCTGGGCGATCATCTCAGTAGTAGCCGGTGTTGTACTGCTGTTACTTACCTTCGCCCAGACCTTCTATGGAGTCTATGGCTATTACAGGCCAAGTTAA